The following proteins are co-located in the Phyllostomus discolor isolate MPI-MPIP mPhyDis1 chromosome 1, mPhyDis1.pri.v3, whole genome shotgun sequence genome:
- the NAA30 gene encoding N-alpha-acetyltransferase 30 isoform X2 has product MAEVPPGPSSLLPPPAPPASAVAEPRCPFPAGAALVCCSEDEEDDEEHEGGGGRSAAGSEAAAAKGHPCLRCPQPPQEQLQLNGLISPELRHLRAAASLKSKVLSAAEAATTTATPDGGPRATATKGSGVHSGESPPHCLPSNARTALPSPAEAAAARNGLAEGAEQEEEEDEQVRLLSSSLTAGCSLRSPSGREVEPGEDRTIRYVRYESELQMPDIMRLITKDLSEPYSIYTYRYFIHNWPQLCFLAMVGEECVGAIVCKLDMHKKMFRRGYIAMLAVDSKYRRNGIGTNLVKKAIYAMVEGDCDEITLNGGCV; this is encoded by the exons ATGGCGGAGGTACCGCCTGGGCCTAGCAGCCTCCTCCCACCACCGGCACCTCCGGCCTCGGCAGTGGCTGAGCCCCGCTGTCCCTTCCCGGCGGGGGCCGCCCTCGTCTGCTGCAGCGAGGACGAGGAGGACGACGAGGAGCACGAAGGCGGCGGCGGCAGGAGTGCGGCGGGCAGCGAGGCGGCGGCGGCCAAGGGGCATCCGTGCCTCCGGTGCCCTCAGCCACCGCAGGAGCAGCTGCAGCTCAACGGACTGATCAGCCCCGAACTGCGGCACCTCCGGGCGGCCGCGTCTCTCAAGAGCAAGGTTTTAAGCGCGGCCGAGGCGGCCACGACCACGGCCACCCCTGACGGGGGCCCCAGAGCAACTGCAACAAAAGGATCCGGGGTACACTCGGGCGAGAGCCCCCCTCACTGCCTCCCCAGTAATGCAAGAACTGCGCTCCCCAGCCCCGCAGAGGCAGCGGCGGCCCGCAATGGACTGGCGGAGGGCgcggagcaggaggaggaggaagacgagCAGGTGCGGCTGCTGTCTTCTTCCCTGACCGCCGGCTGCAGTTTAAGAAGCCCCTCGGGCCGGGAGGTTGAGCCTGGGGAGGATCGGACGATACGTTATGTCCGATATGAATCCGAGCTACAAATGCCCGATATCATGAGACTGATCACCAAAGATCTGTCTGAACCCTACTCCATTTATACCTATAGATATTTTATCCACAACTGGCCACAGCTATGTTTCTTG gccATGGTAGGGGAGGAGTGTGTAGGTGCCATCGTTTGCAAGTTGGACATGCACAAAAAGATGTTCCGCAGAGGTTATATAGCCATGTTAGCTGTGGATTCCAAATACAGGAGAAATGGCATtg GTACTAACTTGGTTAAGAAAGCTATATATGCCATGGTTGAAGGAGACTGTGATGAG ATCACACTAAATGGTGGTTGTGTGTGA